Within the Vagococcus carniphilus genome, the region TCTATTCTCCCTCTCTTTCACCATAAACATCACGTGTCAGTTGAATAAATAATTCCTGTAAGTTTAATGGTTTTAATTCTAGATTTTCATTAAGTTCCATCTCTGTTTCATCAAGTTGTACGTAAGCTTTAATCTTACCTTTACGGTATTCTTGACCTAGAATAGTCTTTTGTTGAAGAAACTCTCTGACATCACGTTCATCCCCTTTAACGGAGTATGCTCGGTTAACAAGAGCTTCAACTTCATCATCAATTAAAACCTGACCGTCTTCTAAAATAACAACTCTTTCAATTAACTCTTCAATTTCATCAATTGCATGAGTTGACAGTATAATCGTTTTAGGATAACGTTCATAACTTGCTAACATGTCATGATATAAAGCATTTCTATGATAAGCATCTAATGAAAATGCTGGCTCATCTAGTAGCAAGTAATCCACGTCATTACTAAAGGCTAAACAACTTCTAAAAAGTGTTTTTTTCTTTAGTGGTAACTTATTAAAAAATTCATTTTCATTTAAATGATATTTTTCTAATAGAGAAGAACAAATATCCATTTGGAAATTAGGGTAAAATAACCCCATCCATTTAACAATTTGTTTTAATTTTGCTCTCTTTGGGTAAATATTATCGTGAGTTTGAAAATAAACATTTTTTAAAACATCAGAATGTTCCTCAATATCTAATTCATCCACTTCAATATATCCTTCGGTTGGAAACCTTAAGTGTGCGATTAAACGCATCAACGTTGTTTTACCAGAATCATTTTGTCCTAGTAAACCATATATCGTTTTTTCTTTAAATGCTAAATCAATATCATTTAACACTAGAAGATTATCTGCCGTTTTTGACATTCCCCTAATTTCTATTGCCATAATTTTATTTTCCTTTCTTACCTATCATTCCCAATGATAGCAAACTACTAACCTATGATATTATACAAATGTTACGACCACATATCAAACCTTTAACATTTGGCAACAAAACAGAAACAAAATAAGGTTAAATGAAAAATAAGTGGTTATAATGATTATTTCATTTTCTTTTTTATAAAATATTTTTTATAAAAAAAGAGATCAACCACTCTAGCGATCAATCTCTAAAAAAATATATACTAATTTGCTCCGATTTGGCCTTCAACATACTCAACCTTGATTCCT harbors:
- a CDS encoding ATP-binding cassette domain-containing protein; amino-acid sequence: MAIEIRGMSKTADNLLVLNDIDLAFKEKTIYGLLGQNDSGKTTLMRLIAHLRFPTEGYIEVDELDIEEHSDVLKNVYFQTHDNIYPKRAKLKQIVKWMGLFYPNFQMDICSSLLEKYHLNENEFFNKLPLKKKTLFRSCLAFSNDVDYLLLDEPAFSLDAYHRNALYHDMLASYERYPKTIILSTHAIDEIEELIERVVILEDGQVLIDDEVEALVNRAYSVKGDERDVREFLQQKTILGQEYRKGKIKAYVQLDETEMELNENLELKPLNLQELFIQLTRDVYGEREGE